In a single window of the bacterium genome:
- a CDS encoding HPr family phosphocarrier protein, giving the protein MREEITITNPAGLHARPAAEFVKRAKASPSNISVTANDKTVNAKSMLGILKLGATLGTTVTIEVDGDDAGEVLADFRELLSEEG; this is encoded by the coding sequence ATGAGAGAAGAGATCACCATCACCAACCCGGCGGGTCTCCACGCCCGCCCGGCCGCCGAGTTCGTGAAGCGTGCCAAGGCGTCGCCGTCGAACATATCCGTAACCGCCAACGACAAGACCGTCAACGCCAAGAGCATGCTTGGGATCCTCAAGCTGGGAGCCACCTTGGGCACCACGGTCACGATCGAGGTGGACGGCGACGATGCAGGCGAGGTCTTGGCGGACTTCAGGGAGTTGCTGTCCGAAGAGGGCTGA